The sequence below is a genomic window from Thiomonas intermedia.
AGGTCGATGCGCGCCGGACGGCCGAAGTCGAACAGCTCGTTGATGGCCGCGCGGGTGGTGCGGCCGGTGTGCAGCACATCGTCGATCAGCAGTACGGCGCGGTCGGCGATGGGCACCGGCAAGGCGGTGCGGTTGGCACTCGGGTGCAGGCCGCGGGTGGCGAAGTCGTCGCGGTGAAAGGTCGACGAGACCACGCCGTAAGGCTGGGTCAGTTGCAGGTCGGCGTGCAGGCGCTGCGCCAGCCAGGCGCCGCCGGAATAGATGCCGATGAGCAAGGGCGGCTCGGCCCGCGCCGCCACCGTGCTGCGAACCTGGGCGAGCAGCCCGGCGTAGAGCGCCTCGGCATCGGGCGGGAGGGCTGTCGGGGAAGCGGGAGCGGAAGGCATGGTCAGCGTTGCTGCAGGTATTGTTCGACGATGAGCTGGGCGGCGGCGCTGTCCACGTCGTCGGCGCCCCCGTCTTCGGCGGCGACCGAGGTGTAGCGTTCATCCACCAGCGTCACCGGCAGCCCGAAGCGGCCTTCGAGCTGGCGCGCGAAGCGCTGGGCGTGGGCGGTATTGTCGTGCGCGGCGCCGTCGGGGTGCAAGGGCAGGCCGACGACGAGTTGCTGCGGCTGCCACTCCCGGATCAGCGCGGCGATGGCGTCGAACTTGAGGTCGTTGCGATCGGCGCGCAAGGTGCGAAGCGCGGTGGCGCTGCGGGTGATGCTGTTGCCCACGGCGGTGCCGATGCGTTTCTTTCCCCAGTCGAAGCCCAGTACGGTGAGGTCGCGCTCCGTGGCCAGCTTCATGGCCTCAGGCATGTCCCGCGGTCTGGGACAGCATGGCGGGGTTGAAGCCCAGCAGCGCCATGGCGGCGTTGAAGCGCGCCTCCACCGGGGTGTCGAACAGCACGGAGGGGTCGGCCTCCACGGTGAGCCAGCCGTTCTGCCCGAGTTCCTCTTCGAGTTGCCCGGCGTTCCAGCCGGAATAGCCTAGGGCGATGAGACTGCGGGACGGGCCGGTGCCTGCGGCCATGTGTTCGAGCACGTCTTTGGACGTGGTCATCTGCAGCCCGCCGGGAATGTCGAGGCTGGAGGCGAAGGGGGTCTCGGTGGCTTCGTGCAGCACGAAGCCGCGTTCGGTCTGGACCGGGCCGCCCTGCAGCACCGCCTGCGTGGCGGGCAGACCGGAGGTGTCCAGCCCCACGCGCTCGAACAATTCCTTGACGGTGATGTCGGAGGGGCGGTTGATGATCAGGCCCAGCGCCCCGCGGGCCGAGTGCTCGCAGACAAATACCACCGTGCCGGCAAAGTTCTCGTCGGCCATGCCCGGCATGGCGATCAAGAACTGGTTGCTCAGATTGGAGGCGTCGGGTCGGGGGTTCATGGGCTGGAGTTTATCGCGCTGGCGCGCCCTGCTGCCGGGGCTGGGCTATGGTGTGTTTCCGTACGACGCAATGGATGCCGATGATTTCCGACACGCCCTTTTTCTCTGATTCGCCGCGCGATTCGCGCCTGCCTCTGGGCCTGGTCTGGCTGCGGCGCGATCTGCGGCTTCACGACCACGCGGCGCTGCACGCTGC
It includes:
- the pyrR gene encoding bifunctional pyr operon transcriptional regulator/uracil phosphoribosyltransferase PyrR, with the translated sequence MPSAPASPTALPPDAEALYAGLLAQVRSTVAARAEPPLLIGIYSGGAWLAQRLHADLQLTQPYGVVSSTFHRDDFATRGLHPSANRTALPVPIADRAVLLIDDVLHTGRTTRAAINELFDFGRPARIDLAVLVDRGGRELPICPQIAASTLTLPDTVSLALLRDEDVIEGIRFRFDLVSP
- the ruvX gene encoding Holliday junction resolvase RuvX — its product is MKLATERDLTVLGFDWGKKRIGTAVGNSITRSATALRTLRADRNDLKFDAIAALIREWQPQQLVVGLPLHPDGAAHDNTAHAQRFARQLEGRFGLPVTLVDERYTSVAAEDGGADDVDSAAAQLIVEQYLQQR
- a CDS encoding YqgE/AlgH family protein, which gives rise to MNPRPDASNLSNQFLIAMPGMADENFAGTVVFVCEHSARGALGLIINRPSDITVKELFERVGLDTSGLPATQAVLQGGPVQTERGFVLHEATETPFASSLDIPGGLQMTTSKDVLEHMAAGTGPSRSLIALGYSGWNAGQLEEELGQNGWLTVEADPSVLFDTPVEARFNAAMALLGFNPAMLSQTAGHA